The Orcinus orca chromosome 16, mOrcOrc1.1, whole genome shotgun sequence genome includes a window with the following:
- the LOC117198748 gene encoding charged multivesicular body protein 4b-like, whose translation MSLVIKKSLEGRGGPTPQEAIQRLRDMEEMLSKKQEFLEKKIEQELTAAKKHGTKNKRAALQALKRKKRYEKQLAQIEGTLSTSEFQREALENANTNTEVLKNMGYATKAMKAAHDNMDIDKVDELMQDIADHQELAEEISTAISKPVGFGEEFDEDELMAELEELEQEELDKNLLEISGPETVPLPNVPSISVPSKPTKKKEEEDDDMKELETCAGSI comes from the coding sequence ATGTCATTAGTAATTAAAAAGTCACTTGAGGGCAGGGGCGGCCCGACCCCCCAGGAGGCCATCCAGAGGCTTCGGGACATGGAGGAGATGCTAAGTAAGAAACAGGAATTCCTGGAGAAGAAGATCGAGCAGGAGCTGACAGCCGCCAAGAAGCATGGCACCAAAAACAAGCGCGCTGCCCTCCAGGCACTGAAGCGCAAGAAGAGGTATGAAAAGCAGCTGGCACAGATCGAGGGCACACTGTCAACCAGCGAGTTCCAGCGAGAGGCCCTGGAGAATGCTAACACCAACACCGAGGTGCTCAAGAACATGGGCTATGCCACCAAAGCCATGAAGGCTGCCCACGACAACATGGACATCGATAAAGTTGATGAGTTAATGCAGGACATTGCTGACCATCAGGAACTTGCAGAAGAGATTTCAACAGCTATTTCAAAACCTGTAGGGTTTGGAGAAGAGTTTGACGAGGATGAGCTCATGGCAGAATTAGAAGAACTAGAACAGGAGGAACTAGACAAGAATTTGCTGGAAATCAGTGGACCGGAAACAGTCCCTCTACCAAATGTTCCGTCTATATCCGTACCATCAAAACCCaccaagaagaaggaagaggaagacgaCGACATGAAGGAATTGGAGACCTGTGCTGGATCCATTTAA